cattcCCCAAACACCACCCTCCCATCCAGTGGACCATGAAGTGCATTCTtacagtctgtgtgtgtgtgtgtgtgtgtgtgtgtgtgtgcgtgtgtcaggtCTTGTGTTATGGAGGTTTCCAACAATGTGCAGTTGGTTTATCCAGATGAGTGGTTTTATGTACCCCAGGGTGTCTGCCTGGACTATTATTCACCACAATGATTCATGGTCAGAATTttgcccccccacaccccccaacTGAATTCTTTTTCTAAAATCCTGCTTCCCTTGACTTCATTTTCACTCTTCAGAATCCTGGGCTACAGCCCTGATCTGGACGAGGAAGTCATCAATGACGCTTTCTTCCGGGCCTTCAAAGTGTGGAGTGACGTCACGCCGCTCTCGTTCGACCGCCTCATGGACGGAGAGGCGGATATTATGATCAACTTTGGACGCAACGGTACAGGACTCGTGAAATTACAATAGGACAAAATAACAAAAGGACAAAGCTCGTTAGACTGGgttcatttttttcatccttAATAAAGATTTTgactgcatgagaaagtggaaaggaaaccgtagtttttttttaccacacggccatttattaacaagcacattgcaccaaacagcagcaacagaaccaatgttgtattgTAATAGTAGTAAGGAAAAGCACgactcagccagcattaataacCGCTAATGAGTTAGTTGTAAACAACAATGCAGCAAGTTTAACACCCTTgcgtttcacaccaacagatGGGTAGCGTAAtcgacattttaaagcgcatgtagaggtaggtaaagctgctggatgctgaccgctatgatacttcaaatgcagctactgccatcttgtggcagtAAAACTAAAACTACTGTTAAAGCCGATGTTTATTTGAACTGTTCTCTGTTTTTTGAGGCCGCGGTGGTTATTAGCTTTTGCAGACCACACACCCAGCGACTATGGAAGACTCGGTTCattgaatagaggcgttaattgaagcatttacagtatatcaatacagtaatcctttgtttatcgcggttaattggttccaaacccgactgtGACAAGTCGAAGTACAATTCCTTaattataaacaaaatattttggtagttagagcatagaaaacctgtttacgaccttctacatgtttttttttgcgttattagagccctctctaacacccctatagtcacttttacacttgtataaccaAGTATGCTAGACATGATGACAGTaaagaagccatttaagacatacataaaactcatgattgtgtgtgttgctgtaaatgtttccCGATGctaggggacaggaagtgaggttgggggttcagagttgagttttagcttgacgtgggttacggccgcaacagcagcacgcgttagggattattgtgttaGGTATTATTAAGTCAAACCTGCAATTAAAGACTGTTGTTCTggctatcaagtctggtgcttgtgtgtcccaccgaactgacaccgagtgaccagcgtagaatacagaaccacatatcatcacaatggtTTTGAATTCATCTTTGGAGTCTGTTATATAttaattttagttcatttagtcatttttatgcttgagaatgcttaattttggcaaagaatatgtacaatttactgaaatatttttattttatgactaaTAACTACGAAACATCATGACTTGTTAAGTAATATGTATTTGAAAAACATGACagcgtgaagccgtgaaattcaaagtgtCATGTGGCGAGGGTTATGAGAAATTGACTCacccaaattttaaaaaaaatttttttttcacattttcaggGCACAAAGCGTTGCGTACCGTGAGTAtacgtgagctacagtgctaacgcTACAGTTACATGTGAACAGCCACATCATTCTAggttaacaacacaacatgatCAAACGTACAACTTCTACATCCGTAGCTGACTcacagatagttggcagagctccatgctttatttaagatgtgtagagaaggctctttttttttgacaaagctGTCCTTCAGTGAAGTAGCGAgcatatactacagtatatgtgtacatgtacatgtgtatgcgtgtcttttctcaaaagtggagcaaacaagtgagggagggatatgtcatgtttggtgcttATAAACAGACTGTGTGTCATCAACAGAACATGGTGACGGTTACCCGTTTGACGGCAAAGACGGCCTCTTGGCTCACGCATTCGCTCCTGGACCGGGAATAGGTGGCGACTCCCACTTTGACGATGATGAGCAGTGGACGCTGGGAGAGGGCCAAggtaaaaaaacgtaaaataaaaacacaaaaactgtgTTAGCCAACGTGCTGCACCTCATCTGACATGCAAAATTCCGACAGAACCAAGATACTTTGTCAAGGAttgttttgttgtactttgcgGCGCCGCGCATGCAAAAATCCAAGCCAATCTGGAAGACGAACACAACGAAAAGCTCCCACTTGCACACGCTGACCCAGATAGATGTGCAGTGCAGATCTCTTCATCAAACGGCGGCAAATCTTGCTCGAGATCTTGACCGACGTggtgaaattgttgttctaacagtgGTGAAAGTGAAGTTCGGCAACGCGGACGGAGAGTTCTGCAAGTTCCCCTTCCTGTTCATGGGCACCGAGTACAACAGCTGCACGTCTCAGGGTCGTGACGACGGCTTCCTGTGGTGCTCCACCTCCTACAACTTCGATGAAGATGGCAAATATGGCTTCTGTCCTCATGAACGTAGGTTACATGAGAGAACATCGCATGTATACACTCGCACAATTACTGATAAGTTTGTTTGCTTCCTGTGTTTAATGTTGACCTTAGATGCACTCCTTGAAGCACGAGTCCAAACGGTAGTGAATTATTTCTGTTGGGCAGACAGAAAGTAGGCTGCACTGTCTGCCAGGAAAGTGTTTCTCGTCCAACTTTCTGCCCCACTTTTGGGGAACTAGGCTTTGTCTTGTTTATCAGTGTTGTATTGCATTGTTAGAACATTAGCACATAGAGTATACCTTCAAAGATACGTAAAACTTGTTTTTCATCATGTGAACACGACCTTCTGCAAGGATCCTTTGCATTGCAGTGCTGTTCACCCTGGGCGGAAACGGCGATGGCGCCGCATGCAAATTCCCCTTCACATTCCAGGGTGAGAAGTATGACGGATGCACCACCGCCGGAAGGGACGACGGCTACCGGTGGTGCTCCACCACCGAGAACTACGACCAGGACAAAACCTTTGGCTTCTGCCCCGAGACCGGTTGGTGGTATTTTCTTCCTCTCTTTGATTTTATCCGCTGTTTACTGGCCTGCATGATTGTCTCCAGGGAGAAGCTCCATTCTGGGATTTCCGGACTTTCTTATGCTCTGCTGAAGGCCTGTAGAACTATTTTAGGTTTACACTTGGTTAGGATGCTTCTACTGTAGGTTCCAATCTTGGCTGGACTGTGTTGGATTTTGTGTGTTGTCCGTGGATTCTGACATCCCACACAAAAACATATATGTTGAAAACAACTACTGTAATTCTATCTGTGAATGACATCTGACTGGCCCAAAGTTGAGCTTAAAAACTTGGCACTTCTGTCCCATAAAGGGTCTTCCAGTTGTGCGGTGAGTCCTTAAAAATTGCAGAGTGCTCCTCttatatagagaatctttgactagcatttttggcaGTTGGCccttaaaaagagcaaagctttttgagtagtgtttttttttcagttagcCCTTAAAACAGCAGCACATTCCCGGCTGTCAGAGCATTTTTGCCCGTTTTGGAGTGCACAGTGcttctgtcatacagaggatctttggcttgtGTATTTCTTGTCCATTAGATCTTAAAGAGGTGCGTgtctcttgtcatatagaggatctttgactacagtttttttttttgcagtaggcccttaaaaacagcagagcgctcctgctACGTAGAGGATTTTTGACTGGTGTATTTCTTTAGCAGTAGATCTTAAAAAGAgctgagcactcctgtcatatacaggatctttgaggAGCATTTTTGCAGGTTCGTTAAGAACAGCAGAGCGCTCGTtttatggaggatctttgatcaGTGTATTTCTTTAGCATTAGAGCTTAAAAAGAGCTGAGTGCctctgttatatagaggatctttgactttttttttttttttgcagtaggcccttaatgtcagcagagtgctcctgtgatatagaggatctttgactagtatttttgGCACCAGGTCCTGAGAGACaccagagtgctcctgtcatttagGGGCTCTTTGACTagtgcagtaggtccttaaaaacagcaaagcgctcttgttttatagaggatctttgactggtgtatTTCTTTAGCATTAGAGCTTAAAAAGAgctgagcactcctgtcatatacaggatcgtgacgagcatttttgcaggagtgcttgaaaaaaacagcagagcgctgctgtcatatagaggatgttcaaatagtgtttttgcagtactgCTGTGTAGTAGTGTAGTGCAATGAAAGACTCctttcatatagaggatcttggactaacatttttttgcagtaggtccttaaacacAGCAGATCGCCCCGTCATATCGATgatctgtgacttgtgttttGCAGTAGCTGCTAAAAACAGTGACATCGTCTTAAAAGCCATCTGATAATCAGGGCTTTGCTGACTTTGGTCAGAAGGAGGGTTCAAAGTTGGACTGTAAAGTCCTGAAGTCAGGGTTTTAGGGTACAAAAGCAGAACCGTTCTTTGCGAATGTGAGTTGCCTTTTAAAAGGTGAAACTGTCGTTGGTCCTTGCAGCCATGTCAACAGTCGGGGGAAACAGTGAGGGCAGCCCGTGCGCCTTCCCCTTCACCTTCTTGGGGGACTCCTATGAGGCGTGCACGTCGTCTGGCCGCAGCGACGGCAAGATGTGGTGCGCCACGACCAAGAGTTACGACGACGACCGCAAGTGGGGTTTCTGTCCAGACCAAGGTAGGGCTTGACAGTTCTTTGTTGAAGCACATCTGCAAAGGAGATATTTTATCCGGTGGGTTGTTTCCAGGCTACAGTTTATTCCTGGTGGCTGCTCACGAGTTCGGTCACGCCCTCGGCTTGGAGCACTCTCAAGACCCTGGTGCGCTGATGGCCCCCGTCTACACCTTCACCAAAGACTTCAGACTTTCCAGTGATGACATCAAGGGCATTCAGGAGCTCTATGGTGAGAAGAAAAtatcattgtttttattgtagcCCAGGGAATAACAATTCACCTTTGTATTATGAACAGGCATTCCTACAGACAAACCTCTACCTCCAACCCAGGGACCTGTTACCCCTATGGACATCTGTAAAGAACCTGTTACCTTTGATGCTGTCGCTCAAATTAGAGGAGAGACCTTCTTCTTCAAGGACAGGTAGCCACCAAAACTACCGTGTTTGGGTGTATTCCTGTTTTCTCTGAGCTGGATCCTCCCAGCCACTCGGCAGCTGCTGGTTGTTTCATCAGTAGCAACCATACAGTATAGTTATAAGCCGTAAAAACTGCCTACATTGCTTTGCAGGCGCCAGTGAGTAATGTAAGTAGTTACTCATACAGCAGTAAAGCGCTACATCAGTCTTCTTTGGAACAGAGGAGGAAGTTGTTTTTGCTGAGACTCACACtataaagtaaaaacaagcTTTATGATACAAACAATCTGCAATAGTCTGAAGCAAACAGGCCAACCctcaaaatgtgcttttatcCTGCTACATGGTGCCCATGGAAGCGGTGTAGCTCACAATCTCACAGAGATTCTCTGGCTTCAAACTTTTTGGCTCGTTCTCTGGAAATCAAGCTGTGCTGAAACTTGAGTCTGTGTGACGCATGATGCTCAAAGGAGTCCAAGCACATATTTGGAATTTAACAGTCTGACTAACCTTAGATTCTTGTCAATGCATTTCTCTCATAGTATCCCACTGCAGACCAATCCAAAAGGCCAGGCATGCACCCTGTATACATGACATATTCTTTGTCATGGCAAGCAAACTCTAAGGgaacttgtatttttttagttGGCAAAGCAAAGTTCCGCACATCATATGTCTTCGTGTGTCGTCtgtacggccaacgtgtgtcttttgtacgtttttctggtgtcaggtttgggcaaaatgtgatTTCTTTTTTCGTACATCGCACTTGCGGAGTTTGTATGTGTGTCGTGTGGCACACGTGCACCCTACAGGTATATACGGAATTAGTGCGGCTAACGCATTTCGTACGTCCTCCTTGCGTGTCGACTTACACAATGCACTGTTGttatgtgcggatcgatactgaaatatggATACTTCTGATatcagctcttcatgctctaaagtcaattctcaaatcaaaatatcgatacttgtGATACTTCAGGCATATGATTTTGTCCCCTGTTTGAACCTcagtatacttcagggtttacaATAAGTCAATGTCTTGTATGATTTTTGCTACCTTTTGAAATACTactaaaatttaccagacacaataggtgtatttgcacaaagtattcgTATCGGATTggtattgccgataccagcctgaattttacccgCTATCGGATCATGGATGAGAGAAAAGGCAGAGAGGGAGGAGAGAGAGTGAGGGTGAGCGATGATCTTACTCCTTCTCCACGAACAAATGtccacatgtccacgtcataaaaaaacatattttggcACGTACAAGTCCGTGGCGACCCGGCagttctttatttgacaggagccaatcatgaactatgaggaaactcacaacgagcttgtcaacccatcggaaatcgcaggaggccaTTACGCAATACaatctgactcactgtgtcatcttagatcgaaggctaaaatcatcacacagcaacttaacactcaaaaggcagcttagaaatatacaacaatgTCCCAAATATACAATAATGTCCCATTTCTTTCCAGCAGGTCATAAataaaattgtgtcctgtcatttatctttttgttaaataaaatacagaaaaaaattacatatttcacaaatagttgcaaatggattagtcatgattaattcatttgaaacctgtgattaatttgattacaatttttaatcatttgacagccctaattaataCAACTAACAAGACTGTACTAAAATAAAGTCGGAATACTGTCAACTAAAATAATCATGTCAAGTAAATATATATTCGCAAAACAtacttttaatattaaaaaaagtaaaaatgtcatgaataagataaatattgatattaCACCAGAAAAAATCtctaaatattacaagaaaaaaactcaatTTGCAATCATGCAAACATTTGCTGTCACTTCACAAATTTGACCCATCCTCTGCTCTACTTTAAAACTGGCACATCTTTTTGcctttctaaaaactgggtcaGTGGAAAAGCGTTTGGGAAGCAGTGGCGGTTGTTGTTGTGCAGCTTTATTGCAAATCCAGGCAAGATGGCTCTTGTTCCACTGGGTAGCCTCCAGCCTTTAACGACAACCAGATGCTCATGAATCAGGCCTTTGTGGCTTACTCAGCCAGTGGAGCCCCTACTACTCCCACACTAAAACACTGAGCCCACCTCTACACCCCCCAGACCCCATTTTTAACCACCCATTCTCTTCTTTGTGTCAGGTTCCTGTTCAGGTCTGTCAACTTCAGAGGCAAGCCCAGTGGGCCTATGCTGGTGGCCACCTACTGGCCGGACCTGCCTAGCAAGATAGATGCCGCCTATGAGAACCCAGTGGAGGAGAAGACGGTCTTCTTCTCAGGTTGGATGAATAAACTGCTGCTTTCTGGCAACATAGTGTCAGAAAGAAGTAGTTGGATGACTTTACTTTGAACGGTCAGCTCTTTCTGCTCTTCGAA
The sequence above is a segment of the Dunckerocampus dactyliophorus isolate RoL2022-P2 chromosome 3, RoL_Ddac_1.1, whole genome shotgun sequence genome. Coding sequences within it:
- the mmp2 gene encoding 72 kDa type IV collagenase, which gives rise to MGFVSQFSRAGIVLSVFLLHFINFKATSAAPSPIIRFPGDDTPRTDKEVALRYLNKFYGCPQDRCNLMVLKDTLKKMQKFFSLQETGEIDAKTVETMKKPRCGVPDVANYNFFHRKPMWQKKDITYRILGYSPDLDEEVINDAFFRAFKVWSDVTPLSFDRLMDGEADIMINFGRNEHGDGYPFDGKDGLLAHAFAPGPGIGGDSHFDDDEQWTLGEGQVVKVKFGNADGEFCKFPFLFMGTEYNSCTSQGRDDGFLWCSTSYNFDEDGKYGFCPHELLFTLGGNGDGAACKFPFTFQGEKYDGCTTAGRDDGYRWCSTTENYDQDKTFGFCPETAMSTVGGNSEGSPCAFPFTFLGDSYEACTSSGRSDGKMWCATTKSYDDDRKWGFCPDQGYSLFLVAAHEFGHALGLEHSQDPGALMAPVYTFTKDFRLSSDDIKGIQELYGIPTDKPLPPTQGPVTPMDICKEPVTFDAVAQIRGETFFFKDRFLFRSVNFRGKPSGPMLVATYWPDLPSKIDAAYENPVEEKTVFFSGNEMWVYKADELQKGYPKRLSSLGLPSDVEQIDAAFSFRKNRKTYLFAGDNFWRYDENTKTMDSGFPKLIAESWNGIPDNIDSAFSLNGIDYSYFFKGNHYFKLEDSSLKIVKLGEITKDWLGC